One segment of Meriones unguiculatus strain TT.TT164.6M chromosome 3, Bangor_MerUng_6.1, whole genome shotgun sequence DNA contains the following:
- the Gkap1 gene encoding G kinase-anchoring protein 1, giving the protein MASAVLSSVLTTASRFALLQVDSGSGSDSEPGKGKGRNNGKSQALGNKSTTNEKKREKRRKKKEQQQSEANELRNLAFKKIPQKSSHAICNVQHELSLPNPAQKESKEENWQEWRQRDEQLTSEMFEADLEKALLLSKLEYEEHKQDYENAENASTQSKVINKKDKRKNHQGKDKPLTVSLKDFQCEDHISKKTEESNSSQALSHDGGFFNKLEDDVHKILIREKRREQLTEYNGTDNCPAPEHNQALGLKDGRIERLKLELERKDAEIQKLKTVITQWEAKYKEVKARNGQLLKMLQEGEMKDKAEILLQVDESQSIKNELTVQVTSLHAALEQERSKVKVLQAELARYQGGRKGKRNSESDQCR; this is encoded by the exons ATGGCTTCAGCAGTCCTTAGCTCtgtgctcacaactgcctctcgTTTTGCCCTGTTACAAGTGGATAGTGGCAGTGGCTCTGATTCCGAGCCTGGGAAAGGCAAAGGCCGGAATAATGGGAAGTCTCAAGCTTTGGGAAACAAATCAactacaaatgagaaaaaaagagagaaaagaagaaaaaagaaggaacagcAACAGAGTGAAGCAAATGAG CTCAGGAATCTTGCTTTTAAGAAAATTCCCCAGAAATCCTCCCATGCCATTTGCAACGTTCAGCATGAGCTTTCATTGCCAAACCCAGCCCAGAAGGAGTCAAAGGAAGAAAACTGGCAAGaatggagacagagagatgaaCAG ctgacaTCTGAAATGTTTGAAGCTGATCTTGAGAAGGCGTTGTTGCTAAGTAAATTAGAGTATGAAGAGCACAAACAG GATTATGAAAATGCTGAAAATGCTTCAACTCAATCTaaagttataaataaaaaagataaaagaaagaaccACCAGGGGAAAGACAAACCTCTCACAGTGTCGCTGAAAGACTTTCAGTGTGAAG ATCATATTAGTAAAAAGACAGAG GAATCGAATTCTTCACAGGCTTTATCACACGATGGGGGATTCTTCAATAAACTGGAAGATGATGTTCATAAGATTCTTAttagagaaaaaaggagagaacaaCTTACAGAATATAATGGAACAGATAATTGTCCTGCTCCAGAGCACAACCaggcat TGGGTCTAAAAGACGGAAGAATTGAAAGACTAAAGTTAGAACTCGAAAGGAAAGATGCTGAAATTCAGAAGCTCAAAACTGTGATCACCCAGTGGGAG GCAAAGTATAAAGAAGTAAAAGCAAGAAATGGACAGTTACTGAAAATGCTTCAGGAAGGAGAAA TGAAAGATAAGGCAGAAATACTTCTGCAAGTTGATGAATCACAGAGTATCAAGAATGAGCTGACAGTCCAG GTAACTTCACTTCATGCCGCATTAGAACAAGAAAGATCTAAAGTGAAAGTATTACAGGCAGAATTAGCCAGATACCAG GGCGgcagaaaagggaaaaggaactCTGAGTCCGACCAGTGTAGGTGA